In Crocosphaera sp. UHCC 0190, the following proteins share a genomic window:
- a CDS encoding SH3 domain-containing protein, which yields MLKTLITSAILLSLAVLPSQAQFGPACGPSDGACRPGTGGENPYGRVCTNQRNGRLSMRTGPGQNYRKVTEIPNGNYVALSEGEYGPDGIYWWRANYNGQGGWVRSDFVCNDPQ from the coding sequence ATGTTAAAAACCCTGATAACTAGCGCAATTTTGTTAAGTCTTGCCGTTTTACCCAGTCAAGCACAATTTGGCCCAGCCTGTGGCCCCAGTGATGGTGCTTGTCGGCCGGGTACTGGGGGAGAAAACCCCTATGGTCGAGTTTGTACTAATCAGAGGAATGGCCGTCTTTCCATGAGAACAGGCCCAGGACAAAACTATCGTAAAGTAACCGAAATTCCTAACGGCAATTATGTGGCACTCTCCGAGGGAGAATATGGCCCTGATGGAATTTATTGGTGGCGGGCTAACTATAATGGCCAAGGTGGCTGGGTACGCTCAGATTTCGTTTGTAATGACCCCCAATAA
- a CDS encoding DUF1822 family protein: MTNLTIESSVFRLLIPEEIGLDTDDYELANQMSKIKGDESQQWQAYLNGLGMLALEKWLIEHFKNESINRQIESLDKVAYLQLKNFRFCLIIQEEFLQDSIFISPDLIQNAEATAHFYVILEVLEEAESVMIRGFLSYDKLSHLVKKKHQYLSLFDLDTEPNHLLVSCQYLSASAIPLPQSAINQVKEEITQTIINLRQSLDEFIELGWQTLDTLLSPDVALSFATRSISEVIKVGKSISFDSSSGQQSVILLLTVTPAEDDKSRIYFQIVSSKNQAYLPPNLQLKVSSSSGKLLQEPVFSGEQDSAIQLNPFKGKSGKSFQIEVNFNDSCIYQEIFQL; encoded by the coding sequence ATGACTAACTTAACCATTGAATCCAGTGTTTTTCGCTTACTCATACCAGAAGAAATTGGACTAGATACTGATGACTACGAATTAGCTAATCAGATGAGTAAAATCAAGGGTGATGAATCTCAACAATGGCAAGCTTATTTAAACGGATTGGGAATGTTAGCCTTAGAAAAATGGCTGATTGAACACTTTAAAAATGAGTCAATTAATCGACAAATAGAAAGTTTAGATAAAGTTGCTTACCTACAACTTAAGAACTTTAGATTTTGTCTTATTATTCAGGAAGAGTTTCTACAAGATAGCATATTTATTTCCCCAGATTTAATTCAGAATGCTGAAGCAACGGCTCATTTTTATGTAATACTAGAAGTCTTAGAAGAAGCAGAAAGTGTAATGATTAGAGGATTTCTGAGCTATGATAAACTGAGTCATTTAGTCAAGAAAAAGCATCAATATTTATCTTTATTTGACTTAGATACTGAACCAAATCATTTATTAGTCTCCTGTCAATATTTGTCAGCTTCAGCAATTCCTCTGCCTCAAAGTGCGATCAATCAAGTTAAAGAAGAAATTACCCAAACTATCATTAATCTTCGTCAAAGCTTAGATGAGTTTATTGAATTAGGTTGGCAGACTTTAGATACTTTATTAAGTCCTGACGTTGCATTATCATTTGCAACTCGTAGTATTTCTGAGGTCATAAAAGTCGGTAAATCAATTAGTTTTGATAGTTCATCAGGACAGCAAAGCGTTATTTTATTATTAACCGTTACACCTGCGGAAGATGATAAATCTCGCATTTATTTTCAGATAGTTTCAAGTAAAAATCAAGCTTATTTACCCCCAAATCTTCAATTAAAAGTTAGTTCTTCATCAGGTAAACTTTTACAGGAACCTGTTTTTTCAGGAGAACAAGATTCAGCAATTCAACTTAATCCCTTTAAGGGTAAATCAGGAAAATCATTTCAAATTGAGGTAAATTTTAATGACAGTTGTATCTACCAAGAAATCTTTCAACTCTAA
- a CDS encoding L,D-transpeptidase has translation MRLKLILAFLTCLGVFAYITAAKEQQIQGLEELEKEKNVQLTANELSTRKQQQWQEFRQASEPPLETKPPIPLNGYRSSPQPLEPQVKQQPQNPVPEVIAPVVQENYMTLTPTNTTNILGNPIYELRLYAKGQLIANYATVTGKATTQDKNRHQEGTEAPLPDGRYAVANTAVAGTEPEVGGLFLPIQPLFSTGRTALGIHYDPSFQKTNGEDGTHGCIALTQKQDLEQVLHYIYTYQPRYLEVTIQS, from the coding sequence ATGCGTTTAAAACTCATATTAGCCTTTTTAACCTGTTTAGGTGTCTTTGCTTATATCACTGCTGCTAAAGAACAGCAAATCCAGGGGTTAGAGGAATTAGAAAAGGAAAAAAATGTTCAACTAACAGCCAATGAGTTATCGACTCGCAAACAACAGCAATGGCAAGAATTCCGTCAAGCATCAGAACCTCCCTTAGAAACCAAACCCCCCATTCCCCTCAATGGTTATCGTTCATCACCTCAACCCTTAGAACCTCAAGTTAAACAACAACCTCAAAATCCTGTACCAGAGGTTATTGCTCCTGTTGTTCAAGAAAATTATATGACCCTAACCCCCACGAATACCACTAATATTTTAGGAAACCCGATTTATGAATTGAGACTTTATGCCAAGGGTCAGTTAATCGCTAATTATGCCACTGTTACTGGAAAAGCGACCACACAAGACAAAAATCGTCACCAAGAAGGAACAGAGGCCCCCTTACCTGACGGAAGATATGCGGTAGCGAATACTGCCGTTGCGGGGACTGAACCGGAAGTGGGAGGACTATTTTTGCCCATTCAACCTTTATTCTCGACGGGACGTACAGCATTAGGCATTCATTATGACCCCTCCTTTCAGAAAACCAATGGAGAAGATGGAACCCATGGCTGTATTGCTTTAACCCAAAAACAAGACCTTGAGCAAGTATTGCATTACATCTACACCTATCAACCTCGATATCTTGAGGTGACAATTCAATCTTAA
- a CDS encoding dihydroorotase, whose product MTTSSPTLIRQIRVLDPVTNTNTISDILLGSGIIQAIEPHLDNIAPKTKIIDGKNLIIGPGLMDLYSYSGEPGHEDRETLNSLIQSAIAGGFTRLAILPQTIPPIDNLATLSYLQQQAQSLPPSIKLDFWGNLTLKGEGQQMTELGELAAAGVIGFTDNQGIENLGLLRRILEYLKPIKKPIAMVAEFASLKGNGVMREGYSSINYGLPGNPTMTEATAVATILEMVAVTQTPVHLMRISTRRAVELIAWGKARGIPITASTTWMHLLLDTEAIASYHPSLRLDPPLGNPEDRLALIDGVSQGIIDAIAVDHHGYTYEEKTVPFAEAPPGAIGLQLALPLLWQELVEKGQLTELQLWKALSCYPRQCLGEKSTPLTPGQPAELIIFDPQKSWKVTPLTLKSLDSNTPWLGQEIKGQVIS is encoded by the coding sequence ATGACAACCTCTTCCCCTACCCTTATTCGACAAATTCGAGTTTTAGATCCTGTTACCAATACTAATACTATCAGTGATATCTTATTAGGATCAGGAATTATCCAAGCAATTGAACCTCATCTTGATAATATTGCCCCAAAAACCAAGATTATTGACGGAAAGAACCTGATTATTGGCCCTGGTTTAATGGATCTATATAGTTATAGCGGGGAACCTGGCCACGAAGACAGAGAAACCCTCAACAGTTTGATCCAGTCTGCGATCGCCGGAGGGTTTACCCGTCTGGCAATTCTCCCCCAAACTATCCCGCCTATTGATAATTTAGCCACTCTATCCTATTTACAACAACAGGCCCAAAGTTTGCCACCATCGATAAAACTCGACTTTTGGGGAAACCTTACCCTTAAAGGAGAGGGACAACAGATGACGGAATTGGGAGAATTAGCGGCTGCAGGGGTAATAGGATTTACAGATAACCAAGGAATCGAGAATTTAGGGTTATTAAGACGAATTTTGGAATATCTTAAACCCATCAAAAAACCGATCGCAATGGTTGCAGAATTTGCTTCTCTCAAAGGTAATGGGGTGATGCGAGAGGGGTATTCATCCATTAATTATGGCTTACCTGGCAATCCTACCATGACAGAAGCCACCGCAGTCGCCACGATCTTAGAAATGGTAGCCGTAACCCAAACCCCGGTGCATTTGATGCGAATTTCCACCCGTCGCGCAGTAGAATTAATTGCTTGGGGAAAAGCGAGAGGTATTCCCATCACCGCCAGTACCACCTGGATGCACTTGTTATTAGATACAGAGGCGATCGCTAGTTATCATCCCAGTTTACGATTAGATCCCCCCTTAGGCAACCCAGAGGATCGTCTTGCTTTAATTGACGGTGTTTCTCAGGGGATCATTGATGCGATCGCGGTAGATCATCATGGTTATACTTATGAGGAAAAGACTGTTCCTTTTGCAGAAGCACCTCCTGGGGCGATCGGGTTACAATTAGCCTTGCCCTTATTGTGGCAAGAATTGGTTGAAAAAGGTCAATTGACGGAGTTACAATTGTGGAAAGCCTTAAGTTGTTACCCTCGCCAATGTTTAGGGGAAAAATCAACCCCTTTAACCCCAGGGCAACCCGCAGAATTGATTATTTTTGATCCACAAAAATCCTGGAAGGTGACACCATTAACCCTTAAATCTTTAGATAGTAATACCCCTTGGTTGGGACAAGAAATTAAGGGGCAGGTGATTAGTTAA
- a CDS encoding D-alanyl-D-alanine carboxypeptidase yields MKFTHFWLQPLAIFALASVAWTTPSLANEVNTNTVDTEYFQEEEPIEIEVPVPENNTAGTCSAVIEPALDSIIGRYQNNWGILVEKLEDGTLLYSHNPDQKFIPASNNKIFTTAAALSLLSPQSKVGSKSLREWVNVTNVRSNNYYADTLLRHIGGPQAAKKALTQLGVNPSSFSQVDGSGLSRRNVATPRALVTTLRAMYYTPARDVFYTSLPVAGVTGTLRNRMKSTPAQGAVHAKTGTLKGVRALSGYMNHPYFGMVVFSILANNFSVSGSALIGSIDKIVLQLSTVRPCD; encoded by the coding sequence ATGAAATTCACCCATTTTTGGCTCCAACCCCTAGCAATTTTTGCCCTGGCATCCGTTGCTTGGACAACTCCTAGTTTGGCCAATGAAGTCAACACAAACACCGTTGACACCGAATATTTTCAAGAAGAAGAACCCATTGAAATTGAGGTTCCCGTCCCAGAAAATAACACTGCTGGAACTTGTTCTGCCGTTATTGAACCCGCTCTTGATAGTATCATTGGTCGCTATCAAAATAACTGGGGAATTTTAGTCGAAAAATTAGAAGACGGAACCCTTTTATATAGCCATAACCCTGATCAAAAATTTATCCCCGCATCTAATAACAAAATCTTTACCACAGCAGCAGCTTTATCCTTGTTAAGTCCCCAATCAAAAGTTGGTTCAAAATCCTTACGAGAGTGGGTTAATGTTACCAACGTCAGAAGTAATAATTATTACGCTGACACCCTATTGCGTCATATTGGAGGGCCACAAGCTGCCAAAAAGGCCTTGACTCAACTTGGTGTTAATCCTAGCAGTTTTAGTCAAGTAGATGGCTCCGGCTTATCTCGACGCAATGTTGCCACTCCTAGGGCTTTAGTAACCACCCTACGGGCTATGTATTACACCCCTGCCAGGGACGTATTTTACACATCCTTACCTGTTGCTGGCGTAACAGGAACCCTAAGAAACCGCATGAAAAGCACACCCGCCCAGGGGGCTGTTCACGCCAAGACAGGCACATTAAAGGGGGTTCGCGCCCTCTCAGGTTATATGAATCATCCTTACTTTGGAATGGTGGTATTTAGTATTCTGGCCAACAATTTTAGTGTCTCTGGTTCTGCTCTGATCGGTTCTATTGATAAAATTGTTCTACAATTGAGTACCGTTCGCCCTTGTGATTAA
- a CDS encoding L,D-transpeptidase has protein sequence MAIKEPTLAAETKQTNYQINQECQTCLRLIPSGIINQQKNPIYLLEVYHQGQHLYTFETVSGRNYTQNRNRHQSGTEAPLPDGKYTISSRSIPGTIVEAGGRFIPVKAQFRTGRSALGIHYDPSYNKNNGEDGTSGCIGLTTRTNFETLRQFIETYRPQLLIVDIQ, from the coding sequence ATGGCAATCAAAGAGCCTACCTTAGCAGCAGAAACAAAACAGACAAATTATCAGATAAATCAAGAATGTCAGACTTGTTTGCGGTTAATTCCATCGGGAATAATCAATCAACAAAAGAATCCCATTTACTTATTAGAAGTGTATCATCAGGGACAACATTTATATACCTTTGAAACCGTAAGCGGTAGAAATTATACCCAAAACCGAAATCGTCACCAATCGGGAACAGAAGCCCCTTTACCCGATGGAAAATATACCATTAGTTCCCGTAGTATACCAGGAACAATTGTGGAAGCAGGGGGAAGATTTATCCCAGTTAAAGCGCAATTTCGGACAGGAAGAAGTGCTTTGGGAATTCATTATGATCCCAGTTATAATAAAAATAATGGAGAAGATGGCACATCGGGCTGTATTGGCTTAACAACCAGAACCAATTTTGAAACCTTGCGACAATTTATTGAAACCTATCGCCCTCAATTATTGATAGTGGATATTCAATAA
- a CDS encoding DnaJ domain-containing protein, producing the protein MTNNLAQSIGFIGTGAVTGASIYSTIGSMGLVGGFGAIGLGLGTMTTIGMVTGSAIYSGLNAVEEGDTIALSFIGLGVVSGTSLSAMVGGMGLSFGGTAIGIGMGTMAVTGGVIGLGIYGLTKPFLDINNDNKYYENIQFLEDITREYEQEQIWREFESKDSIEEEFKKLKEEVSSSTKNQKNNAQNSQNSTGKIPENNPKENQSETVTWKCTKILYEHTAPINSIAISSDNYWLVSGSSDRTVKLYDLNQKNHVYTFFGLTAEVQSVIISPDNKLLVTGDFDNNISAWNLQDKTLNSALSKSRYSFGHKGAIFSLDFTSDRKYLVSSSGDHTLRLWNGYNGNFERTFNGHSDIVWSITINSNAQIIASGSADKTIRLWHFNHSQALAILTGHLASVNTIKISPDGQYLVSGSTDKTIKLWQLSTGQLIDTLIGHTKGVLGLTISPDGNILVSASHQEVILWHLPSRKKLETLKGSHPILFSNDGKLLISGGSKGTLKIWTQESTYNCILSTEWWEILNVIQNADAAEVKSSYHQLARQYHPDLNSSPEAIQKMQIINQAYEQFLNLKS; encoded by the coding sequence ATGACCAATAATTTAGCGCAAAGCATCGGTTTTATCGGGACTGGTGCAGTAACAGGAGCTAGTATTTATTCTACAATAGGCAGTATGGGATTAGTTGGAGGATTTGGAGCAATTGGCCTAGGACTAGGCACAATGACTACGATAGGGATGGTAACAGGTTCAGCCATTTATAGTGGTTTAAATGCTGTTGAAGAAGGGGATACCATAGCATTAAGCTTCATTGGGTTAGGAGTGGTTTCAGGTACTAGCTTATCAGCAATGGTTGGAGGGATGGGCTTAAGTTTTGGGGGAACAGCTATCGGTATTGGTATGGGAACAATGGCCGTCACGGGTGGAGTGATAGGATTAGGGATTTATGGATTAACTAAGCCATTTCTAGACATTAATAATGACAATAAATATTATGAAAATATACAATTTTTGGAAGATATAACAAGAGAATATGAGCAAGAACAAATCTGGAGAGAATTTGAATCAAAAGATAGTATAGAGGAAGAATTTAAAAAACTCAAAGAAGAAGTATCATCATCGACCAAAAATCAAAAAAATAATGCTCAAAATTCTCAAAATTCTACTGGAAAAATACCTGAAAATAATCCGAAGGAAAATCAATCAGAAACTGTAACCTGGAAATGTACAAAAATTCTTTATGAACATACCGCACCGATTAATTCTATTGCCATTAGTTCTGATAATTATTGGTTAGTTAGTGGTAGTTCAGATCGCACAGTTAAATTGTATGATTTAAACCAGAAAAATCATGTTTATACATTTTTTGGATTAACCGCAGAAGTTCAATCTGTTATCATTAGTCCTGACAATAAACTTCTAGTTACTGGTGATTTTGATAATAATATCAGTGCTTGGAATTTACAAGACAAAACACTTAATTCTGCACTTTCCAAATCTCGTTATTCTTTTGGTCATAAAGGGGCTATTTTTTCCCTTGATTTTACATCGGATAGAAAATATTTAGTTAGTAGTAGCGGCGATCATACCCTCCGCTTATGGAATGGTTATAACGGAAATTTTGAAAGAACATTTAACGGTCATTCTGATATTGTATGGTCAATCACTATTAATTCTAATGCTCAAATTATTGCCAGTGGAAGCGCAGATAAAACCATTCGATTATGGCATTTTAATCATTCACAAGCTTTGGCTATTTTGACAGGACATTTAGCCAGTGTTAACACAATAAAAATTAGTCCTGATGGTCAGTATTTAGTGAGTGGTAGTACCGATAAAACTATCAAACTATGGCAACTATCAACAGGACAATTAATTGATACATTAATTGGTCATACAAAAGGAGTTTTAGGACTGACAATTAGTCCTGATGGCAACATTTTAGTAAGTGCGAGTCATCAAGAAGTAATACTATGGCATTTACCCTCAAGAAAAAAACTAGAAACTCTCAAAGGATCTCACCCTATTCTTTTTAGTAATGATGGAAAATTATTAATTAGTGGTGGTAGTAAGGGAACTCTAAAAATTTGGACTCAAGAATCAACGTATAATTGTATTTTGTCAACAGAATGGTGGGAGATTTTAAACGTAATACAAAACGCTGATGCAGCCGAAGTTAAATCGTCTTATCATCAATTAGCTAGACAATATCATCCCGATCTTAATTCTTCTCCTGAAGCGATTCAAAAAATGCAAATCATTAATCAAGCTTATGAGCAATTTTTAAACTTAAAATCCTAG
- a CDS encoding NADH-quinone oxidoreductase subunit M produces the protein MLSALIWIPLVGAIVIAFLPGKLEQGVYRTLAILTACILLVLTIVLGLQFDPTNPHIQFTEYLPWIDGIGLNYHLGVDGLSFPLICLNSLLNLIAIYSSSKTIERSRFYYALILILNSGVAGAFLAQDLLLFFLFYELEIIPLYFLIAIWGGPKRGYAAMKFLLYTAASGFLVLISFLGLVWLSGASTFDYEPLRSHTLPLSTQLILLAPLLIGLAIKIPIFPFHTWLPDAHVEASTPVSVLLAGVLLKLGTYGLLRFGVGLFLDAWTYMAPWLATLAAISALYGASCAIVQKDMKKVVAYSSIAHMAYILLAAAATTRLSITAATFQMVSHGLISALLFLLVGIVYKKTGSRDVDYLRGLLNPQRGLPIIGTLTIMGVMASAGIPGMVGFIAEFLVFRGSFPIFPLQTLFCLIGSGLTAVYFLLMVNRVFFGRLTTELSKIPPVLWSERLPAFVLAIFILVLGIQPGWMVRWNEPQVGLLLTGRPEVAVLK, from the coding sequence ATGCTCAGTGCCTTAATTTGGATACCGTTGGTTGGTGCTATTGTGATCGCGTTTTTACCAGGCAAGCTAGAACAAGGAGTCTATCGCACCTTGGCCATATTGACTGCTTGTATCCTTCTGGTATTAACCATTGTCCTTGGGCTACAATTTGATCCAACCAATCCCCATATCCAGTTTACTGAGTATTTACCTTGGATTGACGGTATTGGCTTAAATTACCATTTAGGGGTGGATGGATTATCCTTTCCCTTGATTTGTCTCAATAGTTTGCTGAATTTAATTGCCATTTATAGCAGTAGTAAAACCATTGAGCGATCGCGGTTTTATTATGCCCTTATTTTAATTCTTAACAGTGGGGTCGCCGGGGCATTTTTAGCGCAAGATTTATTGTTATTTTTCCTCTTCTATGAGTTAGAAATTATTCCCCTCTATTTCCTCATTGCGATCTGGGGCGGCCCAAAACGGGGTTATGCAGCGATGAAATTTCTGCTCTATACGGCGGCTTCGGGATTTTTGGTGTTGATTTCATTTTTAGGCTTAGTCTGGCTCTCAGGGGCATCAACCTTTGACTATGAGCCTTTACGTTCTCATACCTTACCCTTATCCACTCAATTAATTTTACTCGCTCCCCTGTTGATTGGCTTAGCCATTAAAATCCCCATTTTCCCCTTCCATACTTGGTTGCCTGATGCTCACGTGGAAGCCTCTACCCCAGTTTCTGTCTTATTAGCCGGGGTCTTATTAAAGTTAGGCACTTATGGGTTATTGCGGTTTGGAGTCGGGTTGTTTCTAGATGCCTGGACTTATATGGCTCCCTGGTTAGCCACCTTAGCCGCGATTAGTGCCTTATATGGGGCTTCCTGTGCGATCGTCCAGAAGGATATGAAAAAGGTGGTGGCCTATTCTTCCATTGCTCACATGGCTTATATTTTATTAGCTGCGGCGGCCACAACTCGCTTAAGTATCACCGCCGCAACCTTTCAAATGGTCAGTCATGGTTTAATCTCGGCCCTTTTATTCCTGTTGGTGGGAATAGTTTATAAGAAGACAGGAAGCCGTGATGTGGACTATTTACGGGGTTTGTTAAATCCTCAACGGGGTTTACCCATTATTGGCACCTTAACCATTATGGGGGTGATGGCCAGTGCAGGAATTCCAGGGATGGTGGGATTTATTGCCGAGTTTTTGGTCTTTCGGGGTAGTTTTCCTATTTTTCCCCTACAAACTTTATTCTGTTTAATTGGCAGTGGTTTAACGGCAGTTTATTTCTTATTAATGGTCAACCGTGTCTTTTTTGGTCGCTTAACTACTGAACTATCGAAAATTCCTCCCGTCTTATGGTCTGAGCGTCTTCCGGCCTTTGTCTTAGCCATTTTTATTCTGGTATTAGGTATCCAACCAGGTTGGATGGTGCGGTGGAATGAACCCCAAGTAGGACTCTTATTAACCGGAAGGCCAGAAGTCGCTGTCTTGAAATAA